Proteins co-encoded in one Setaria viridis chromosome 9, Setaria_viridis_v4.0, whole genome shotgun sequence genomic window:
- the LOC117837113 gene encoding F-box/LRR-repeat protein At3g26922 yields MSMERQPDRWRRQVQAPDGLITSRAKSKGSPCLQDDDSQSGEIQIYSGPSLPEDILCHIHSLMPMRDAAQAACVSRAFLHSWRSHPNLDFSKKTLGSNKKTYGNGEVARDFSSKVDHILRKHSGIGVKKLKIHMPEFCNAKDSCYLDSWLQIAVIPGIEDLVLALSWKAKYNFPYSLLSNRSGDSIRSLHLAGCSFRPTSELGGLRTLTRLHLRDVCIKGGELGSLLSSSLTLEQLEIMNCDGIVCLKVPCLLQRLSNLKVFECRTLRVIDSKAPNISRFSFTGDHRVKLSLGEALQMNNLFMCFSGAVHYARVELPSSMPNLETATIYSGSEIVDTPMLHSKYAHLKNLSIALIALTFPPTYDYFSLASFFDACPSLEIFLLDVSQRKMEHVSILGDPSGLRHLRGQHHHKIKSVKILGFTSSKSLVELTCHVVENITSLELLTLEAHQSTVRCSVPAHNCRKCSPLPIDVLMEAERALFAIRAFIEPKVSSKVKLNIVEPCRQCHAAELARLG; encoded by the exons ATGTCCATGGAGCGGCAGCCGGACCGCTGGCGTCGGCAAGTCCAAGCCCCTG ATGGGTTGATTACTTCACGGGCTAAAAGTAAGGGCTCACCCTGCTTGCAAGATGATGATTCTCAGAGTGGTGAAATACAAATATATTCAGGACCAAGCCTTCCAGAG GATATCTTGTGCCATATACACTCCCTGATGCCAATGAGAGATGCTGCCCAAGCTGCCTGTGTGTCTCGCGCTTTTCTACATTCCTGGAGAAGCCATCCCAACCTTGATTTCAGTAAGAAAACATTGGGATCGAATAAAAAAACATATGGAAATGGTGAGGTCGCCAGAGATTTCTCTAGTAAAGTTGACCACATTCTGAGAAAGCACTCAGGCATTGGTGTGAAGAAACTCAAGATTCATATGCCCGAATTTTGCAATGCAAAGGACTCCTGTTATCTGGACAGTTGGCTTCAGATTGCTGTTATACCAGGAATTGAAGATCTTGTACTAGCACTGTCATGGAAAGCAAAATATAACTTCCCATACTCACTCTTATCTAATAGGAGTGGAGACTCAATACGATCTCTTCATCTTGCCGGTTGTTCCTTCCGTCCCACATCTGAACTTGGTGGGTTAAGAACCCTAACAAGACTGCATCTTCGTGATGTCTGTATCAAGGGGGGCGAGTTAGGGTCCCTTCTTTCTAGTTCTTTGACTTTGGAGCAATTGGAAATCATGAATTGTGATGGGATTGTTTGCCTGAAGGTACCTTGCTTGCTGCAGCGTCTCAGCAACCTAAAGGTATTTGAATGCCGCACGCTTCGAGTGATAGACAGCAAAGCTCCAAATATATCAAGATTTTCCTTTACTGGAGATCATAGAGTTAAATTATCACTTGGAGAAGCATTGCAAATGAATAACCTATTCATGTGCTTCTCTGGCGCAGTCCATTACGCTCGTGTTGAACTTCCATCCAGCATGCCAAACCTTGAAACTGCTACCATATATTCGGGAAGTGAG ATAGTTGATACACCAATGCTGCATAGCAAATACGCCCACCTCAAGAATCTAAGTATTGCTCTCATAGCTCTAACATTTCCTCCGACCTATGATTATTTTTCTCTGGCCTCCTTTTTTGATGCCTGTCCCTCGTTGGAGATTTTCTTGTTGGAT GTCTCACAGCGAAAGATGGAGCACGTCTCAATTCTTGGAGATCCATCAGGTCTGAGACATTTGCGAGGACAGCACCACCACAAAATCAAGAgtgtgaagatacttggattCACGTCTTCAAAGAGCCTGGTTGAGCTAACATGCCATGTTGTTGAGAATATTACATCTCTTGAGCTACTTACATTGGAGGCCCATCAGAGTACTGTTAGGTGTTCTGTGCCTGCTCACAACTGTCGCAAGTGCTCTCCACTGCCCATTGATGTTCTCATGGAAGCTGAACGGGCACTCTTCGCCATCAGGGCATTCATCGAGCCTAAAGTTTCCTCCAAAGTAAAGTTGAATATTGTGGAGCCTTGCCGCCAATGCCATGCTGCTGAACTTGCACGTTTAGGATAA
- the LOC117837117 gene encoding putative pentatricopeptide repeat-containing protein At3g49142, translated as MYARCGRPEDAYRVFDGMQHRDVVSWNAMISGFARAGLFERAVEVFKEFVALQCSIPDAGTMASILPATGNAKAEDILFVRKAFDEMQFKELISWNAMLAIYGYHVKAVELFLRMEKDGIGVKPDSVTLATILPPCGELSAFSVGKRIHENIKRKMMLPNLLLENALLDMCANCGCLKDAWEVFDSMSARDVISWTSIISADGKHGHGREAVDPFEKMLGQDPEPDSIAFVAVLAACSHAGLLDVGKCYFGSMTSRYHIAPKAEHYICMVDLLGRAGCISEAYDFITTMPIEPNERVWGALLQACRIHSSMDIGVVAADSLFRLVPEQTGYYVLLSNMYARAGRWADVTSVRSVMANKGIKKLPGASIVELGDRLHTFHIGDRYHPQSEMIYQKLDELLGRIRGMGYNPEVEATLHNG; from the coding sequence ATGTACGCACGGTGCGGCCGCCCGGAGGACGCGTACAGGGTGTTCGACGGAATGCAGCACCGGGACGTCGTCTCCTGGAACGCCATGATCTCTGGGTTCGCGCGCGCGGGTTTGTTTGAACGTGcggtggaggttttcaaggagtttgTGGCACTGCAGTGTTCAATCCCCGATGCCGGTACAATGGCAAGCATCTTGCCAGCTACGGGGAATGCCAAGGCAGAGGACATATTATTCGTCAGGAAAGCGTTTGACGAGATGCAGTTTAAAGAACTTATTTCTTGGAATGCAATGCTCGCTATATATGGGTACCATGTTAAGGCTGTTGAACTGTTCTTGAGGATGGAAAAGGATGGGATTGGGGTCAAACCTGATTCAGTGACTCTGGCAACAATTCTTCCTCCATGTGGGGAGCTCTCAGCATTTTCGGTGGGAAAACGGATCCATGAGAATATCAAGAGGAAAATGATGCTCCCTAACTTGTTGCTTGAAAATGCTCTCTTGGACATGTGTGCTAACTGTGGATGTTTGAAGGATGCTTGGGAGGTCTTTGATTCCATGAGTGCACGGGATGTGATATCGTGGACTTCAATCATATCTGCTGATGGCAAGCATGGTCATGGAAGAGAGGCTGTTGATCCTTTTGAGAAGATGCTAGGACAGGATCCGGAACCTGACTCTATTGCCTTCGTTGCTGTTCTCGCAGCATGCAGCCATGCTGGTCTTTTGGATGTTGGAAAATGCTACTTCGGTTCTATGACGTCCAGGTATCACATAGCTCCTAAAGCAGAGCACTATATTTGCATGGTGGACCTTCTTGGCCGCGCTGGTTGTATAAGTGAGGCATATGATTTCATCACGACAATGCCTATTGAGCCAAATGAAAGAGTCTGGGGAGCCTTATTACAAGCTTGTCGAATTCACTCTAGTATGGACATTGGGGTTGTGGCAGCAGACAGTTTATTCCGATTGGTACCTGAGCAAACAGGATATTATGTGCTATTATCTAATATGTATGCTAGGGCTGGGAGATGGGCTGATGTTACCTCGGTGAGAAGTGTCATGGCAAACAAGGGTATCAAGAAATTGCCTGGTGCTAGCATTGTTGAGCTAGGGGATCGGCTTCACACATTTCATATTGGTGATAGATATCACCCGCAATCTGAAATGATCTATCAGAAATTGGATGAGCTATTGGGAAGAATCAGGGGAATGGGTTATAACCCAGAGGTGGAGGCCACACTTCATAATGGTTAA